In Brevibacillus brevis, a genomic segment contains:
- a CDS encoding ABC transporter ATP-binding protein has protein sequence MSTGKRLFRYAAYFKKTILLGLLMLSLAVAAELTGPFLAKKMIDTHILGIEQPWYETEERSDSAFYQGKWYTRQDHLSGTERQGQQVRVLQVGRDYYFIGQPIAADGAREVRDGLLTVAGDSGSATYPAQKLSVQEAFGFFRPETKGLLTLAAVYMGLIALASVFHYGQKFMLQKSANQVIQRLRIDVFAHIQRLPITYFDNLPAGKVVARVTNDTEAVRELFTKVLDQFFSSCIYLIGIFAALFLLDVRLAMVCLLILPIMAVWVFLYRKYAAAYNQVIRSRLSDINAMINESIHGMAIIQAFRRETETKREFDEINEEIFAYQKKMQRFNSLASFNLVQLLRNTAFVLFIWYVGGASGGVGSLFTMGVLYAFVDYLNRLFQPITQIVNQLATLEQARVAAERVFELLDEEGTEVDRGKMPCYQGNVRFDRVSFAYQPSQYVLRDVSFEAWPGETVALVGHTGSGKSSIINLLFRFYDVSQGAVMIDGRNVQDMTRQQVRQHMGIVLQDPFLFTGTILSNVTLGDPAITREKAEKALRDVGADHLLKTLPNGFDEPVIEKGSTLSAGQRQLISFARALAFDPAILVLDEATASIDTETEGIIQEALEVLKKGRTTFIIAHRLSTIKNADQILVLDRGTIVERGKHDELMEKRGKYFQMYQLQQGEAASSGAVLASP, from the coding sequence ATGTCGACAGGAAAGCGATTATTCCGCTACGCGGCTTATTTCAAGAAAACGATCCTGCTCGGCCTCCTGATGCTGTCCCTGGCGGTGGCGGCAGAGCTGACAGGTCCCTTTTTGGCCAAAAAGATGATCGATACCCACATTCTCGGGATCGAGCAGCCGTGGTACGAGACGGAGGAGCGAAGCGATTCCGCCTTTTATCAAGGGAAATGGTACACCCGCCAAGACCATTTGAGCGGGACGGAGCGGCAGGGCCAGCAAGTACGCGTGCTGCAGGTCGGACGGGACTATTACTTTATCGGGCAGCCGATCGCGGCGGATGGTGCGAGGGAGGTGCGGGATGGTCTGCTCACCGTCGCGGGCGATTCCGGAAGCGCCACGTATCCGGCCCAAAAGCTGTCCGTCCAGGAGGCATTCGGGTTCTTCCGCCCGGAGACGAAGGGTCTTTTGACTCTGGCCGCCGTCTATATGGGACTGATCGCACTGGCGTCGGTCTTTCATTATGGACAAAAGTTCATGCTGCAGAAGTCGGCCAACCAAGTCATCCAAAGGCTGCGGATTGACGTCTTCGCGCACATTCAGCGTCTGCCGATCACGTATTTCGACAATTTGCCTGCGGGGAAGGTGGTTGCCCGCGTCACGAACGACACGGAGGCTGTCCGTGAGCTGTTTACCAAGGTGCTGGACCAGTTTTTCAGCAGCTGCATCTATCTGATCGGGATTTTCGCGGCGCTGTTTCTGCTGGATGTTCGTCTGGCGATGGTTTGCCTCCTTATTCTGCCGATCATGGCGGTCTGGGTCTTCCTCTACCGGAAGTACGCCGCTGCCTACAACCAGGTCATTCGCAGCCGACTGAGTGACATCAATGCCATGATCAACGAATCGATTCACGGCATGGCCATCATCCAGGCGTTTCGCAGGGAGACGGAGACGAAGCGGGAATTCGACGAGATCAACGAAGAGATTTTCGCCTATCAAAAAAAGATGCAGCGCTTCAACTCGCTGGCTTCCTTCAATCTGGTCCAGCTGCTGCGCAACACCGCTTTCGTTTTGTTCATCTGGTATGTGGGCGGAGCGTCCGGCGGGGTAGGAAGCCTGTTCACGATGGGGGTCCTCTACGCATTCGTAGACTATCTGAACCGCTTGTTTCAGCCGATCACGCAAATCGTCAACCAGCTGGCCACGCTCGAGCAGGCTAGGGTAGCGGCAGAGCGTGTCTTTGAACTGCTCGACGAGGAAGGCACGGAAGTCGATCGGGGAAAAATGCCGTGCTATCAGGGAAACGTCCGCTTCGACCGAGTTTCCTTCGCTTACCAGCCTTCCCAATACGTCCTGCGCGACGTATCCTTCGAGGCATGGCCCGGAGAGACGGTTGCGCTGGTTGGCCATACCGGCTCCGGCAAGAGCTCTATCATCAACCTGCTGTTTCGCTTCTACGACGTCAGTCAGGGGGCTGTCATGATCGATGGGCGGAATGTGCAGGATATGACCCGCCAGCAGGTTCGCCAGCACATGGGCATCGTTTTGCAGGATCCGTTTTTGTTCACCGGAACGATTCTCTCCAACGTGACCCTGGGAGACCCGGCAATCACCCGGGAAAAGGCGGAGAAAGCCCTCCGCGACGTAGGAGCGGACCATTTGCTCAAGACCTTGCCCAATGGCTTCGACGAGCCGGTGATCGAAAAGGGAAGCACGCTTTCCGCCGGGCAGCGTCAGCTCATTTCGTTCGCGAGGGCACTGGCGTTTGATCCCGCCATTCTGGTGCTGGACGAAGCCACGGCGAGCATCGACACCGAGACGGAAGGGATCATCCAGGAAGCGCTGGAGGTATTGAAAAAAGGACGGACGACATTCATCATCGCCCACCGCTTGTCGACGATCAAAAACGCCGATCAAATTCTGGTGCTGGATCGGGGAACCATCGTGGAGAGGGGCAAGCATGACGAACTGATGGAGAAGCGCGGAAAGTACTTTCAGATGTATCAGCTGCAGCAAGGGGAGGCTGCGTCAAGCGGCGCGGTCTTGGCATCGCCGTAA
- a CDS encoding undecaprenyl-diphosphate phosphatase, whose amino-acid sequence MDLWQIFVAFVLGLVEGLTEFAPVSSTGHMIIVDDTLLHSKLLFSPEVANTFKVVIQLGSILAAVIVFKDRFLSLLGLKKISPDGNGPGHKLRLSQVIVGLLPAAVLGLLFNDYIDEYLFSVNTVLIGLVAGALLMIAADWFRPGKPKAASVDQITYKQAFIIGLFQCIALWPGFSRSGSTISGGVLLGLSHRAASDFTFIMAVPVMAGASFLSLLKHWQFITADTLPFFIVGFISAFVFALLAIRFFLKLINKIKLVPFALYRIVLAAIIFFFVW is encoded by the coding sequence ATGGATCTTTGGCAAATTTTCGTGGCGTTTGTGTTGGGACTCGTAGAAGGACTCACGGAATTCGCGCCCGTCTCCTCAACTGGGCACATGATTATCGTCGATGATACCTTACTGCATTCAAAACTGCTGTTTTCACCGGAAGTCGCGAATACTTTCAAGGTAGTCATCCAGCTCGGCTCGATTCTAGCAGCCGTCATCGTCTTTAAGGATCGCTTTCTCAGTCTTCTCGGACTCAAAAAAATCTCCCCGGATGGCAACGGCCCAGGCCACAAGCTCCGTTTGTCTCAGGTGATCGTCGGACTTTTGCCGGCTGCCGTATTGGGATTGCTGTTCAACGACTACATCGATGAGTATCTGTTCTCGGTCAACACCGTATTGATCGGACTCGTGGCCGGCGCGCTGCTGATGATCGCCGCCGACTGGTTCCGCCCAGGAAAGCCGAAAGCGGCGAGTGTCGACCAAATTACGTACAAACAGGCATTCATCATTGGCTTGTTCCAGTGTATTGCGCTCTGGCCCGGTTTTTCCCGCTCCGGTTCCACCATCTCCGGAGGGGTCTTGCTCGGTCTCAGTCACCGGGCCGCTTCCGACTTTACCTTCATCATGGCGGTTCCTGTCATGGCGGGCGCCAGCTTTCTGTCGCTCCTGAAGCATTGGCAGTTCATTACGGCGGATACGCTCCCCTTTTTCATCGTCGGGTTCATTAGCGCATTCGTTTTTGCCCTGCTGGCGATTCGCTTCTTCCTGAAGCTGATCAACAAAATCAAGCTGGTGCCTTTCGCTCTGTACCGGATCGTACTGGCTGCGATCATTTTCTTCTTCGTCTGGTAA
- a CDS encoding DUF1904 family protein, whose protein sequence is MPQLIVRGIKAEQLATVSEPLLTELAALCGCGTDNFTIECLHTTGVFGGKVVESYPFIEVGWFERGQETRDRFAEIVTRHVLSLGIPEVEMAFIPYQKESYYANGKHF, encoded by the coding sequence ATGCCGCAATTAATCGTGCGAGGGATCAAGGCAGAACAATTGGCGACCGTCAGCGAGCCGCTGCTCACGGAGCTGGCTGCGCTCTGCGGGTGCGGAACGGACAATTTTACCATCGAATGTTTGCATACGACAGGCGTGTTTGGAGGAAAAGTGGTAGAATCCTATCCGTTCATCGAGGTAGGTTGGTTCGAGCGCGGTCAGGAGACAAGAGATCGGTTTGCCGAAATCGTGACCAGGCATGTCCTGTCCCTCGGCATTCCCGAGGTGGAAATGGCTTTCATCCCTTACCAAAAGGAAAGCTACTACGCAAACGGCAAACATTTTTAG
- the thrC gene encoding threonine synthase produces the protein MKLVCVDCHKESPAESFAYQCECGGLFDIAHDFRHLDAEQLKRVFHDRLSERMTPYASGVWRYKELIFPDLPEEYIATKYEGNTGLYASELISSYTGNRQVMLKAQSENPSGSFKDNGMTVAVSHGRSLGYRRFTCTSTGNTSSSLAMYASIAGGESYVFVPNKNISLNKVMQTLAYGAKVISFDGTYDDGIRFYEQHSKELGLYICNSINPFRIEGQKSIVYEIAQYLDWKLPDWVVIPGGALSNVTALGKGLQDLKSLGLIDKLPRVALIQAEGASPFHRMMSEGRSELIPEPAPYTRASALNIGNPPSWKKALRTIEETRGVTCSVTDQEILDAKALVDKSGIGCEPASAATVAGLRKLVSRQVIDKDETAVCILTGNMLKDTDALREYHLDESSNGTFRNAIHGAELTLSNIAGLL, from the coding sequence ATGAAACTGGTTTGTGTCGACTGCCACAAGGAATCCCCCGCAGAATCCTTCGCCTATCAGTGTGAGTGCGGCGGACTGTTTGACATTGCTCACGACTTTCGGCACCTGGACGCCGAACAGCTCAAGCGCGTCTTTCACGATCGGCTGTCCGAGCGCATGACTCCTTACGCCAGCGGGGTGTGGCGCTACAAGGAGCTGATCTTTCCCGACCTGCCCGAAGAGTACATCGCCACCAAATACGAGGGCAACACCGGACTGTACGCCTCCGAGTTGATCTCGTCGTACACCGGCAACCGCCAGGTCATGCTGAAGGCGCAGAGCGAAAACCCGAGCGGCTCCTTCAAGGACAACGGCATGACCGTCGCTGTCTCCCATGGACGCTCGCTTGGCTACCGGCGCTTTACCTGCACCTCGACGGGTAACACGTCTTCATCACTCGCCATGTACGCGAGCATCGCGGGAGGCGAATCGTACGTGTTCGTCCCCAACAAGAACATTTCCCTGAACAAAGTGATGCAGACGCTCGCTTACGGCGCCAAGGTCATCAGCTTTGACGGCACCTATGACGACGGTATCCGCTTTTACGAGCAGCATAGCAAGGAGCTCGGACTTTACATTTGCAATTCGATCAACCCTTTCCGAATCGAAGGGCAAAAAAGCATCGTTTACGAAATCGCCCAGTACCTCGACTGGAAGCTGCCTGATTGGGTCGTGATCCCCGGCGGCGCACTCAGCAATGTCACCGCACTGGGGAAAGGCCTGCAAGACCTGAAATCGCTCGGATTGATCGACAAGCTGCCCCGTGTCGCGCTCATCCAGGCCGAGGGAGCCAGTCCGTTTCATCGCATGATGTCGGAAGGGCGCAGCGAGCTGATCCCTGAGCCTGCTCCTTATACCCGTGCATCTGCGCTCAACATCGGGAATCCGCCGAGCTGGAAAAAAGCGCTGCGCACGATCGAGGAGACACGGGGCGTGACCTGCTCGGTAACCGATCAGGAAATTTTGGATGCCAAAGCGCTGGTCGACAAGAGCGGGATCGGCTGCGAGCCGGCCTCTGCCGCGACTGTAGCGGGGCTGCGCAAGCTCGTATCCCGGCAGGTCATCGACAAGGACGAGACGGCTGTCTGCATCCTGACGGGGAATATGCTCAAGGACACCGACGCGCTGCGCGAATACCATCTGGACGAGTCGTCGAATGGTACTTTCCGCAATGCGATACACGGAGCCGAGCTCACATTGTCCAACATCGCCGGTCTGCTGTAA
- the rluF gene encoding 23S rRNA pseudouridine(2604) synthase RluF: protein MRINKYISETGFCSRRESDKLIEAGRVTINGRPAELGSTVDPGDDVRIDGNPVGPKKKNVYIALNKPVGITCTTELHVKGNIIDFVGHPERIFPIGRLDKDSQGLILLTNDGDIVNKILRAENNHEKEYIVTVDKPITPTFLQGMAGGVRILGTVTKPCKVTKLGDRVFQIILTQGLNRQIRRMCQAFGYQVRQLKRVRIMNIHLGHLRVGQWRDLTPEELQELNKSL from the coding sequence ATGCGAATCAACAAGTACATTAGCGAAACCGGCTTTTGCTCGCGCAGAGAATCCGACAAGCTCATCGAAGCGGGACGCGTAACGATCAATGGCCGCCCGGCAGAGCTGGGCAGCACCGTCGATCCGGGAGACGATGTGCGGATCGACGGCAATCCCGTCGGCCCGAAGAAAAAAAATGTCTACATCGCCTTGAACAAGCCTGTCGGCATTACCTGCACGACCGAGCTGCACGTAAAAGGAAACATCATCGACTTTGTCGGACATCCGGAGCGCATCTTTCCCATCGGGAGACTGGACAAGGACTCCCAAGGACTGATACTGCTCACCAACGACGGCGACATCGTCAACAAGATCCTGCGAGCCGAGAACAATCACGAAAAGGAATACATCGTCACCGTGGACAAGCCGATAACGCCAACCTTCCTGCAAGGAATGGCCGGCGGGGTCCGCATCCTCGGTACAGTCACCAAGCCTTGCAAAGTGACCAAGCTCGGCGACCGCGTCTTTCAGATCATCCTCACCCAAGGCCTCAATCGACAGATCCGCCGCATGTGCCAGGCGTTCGGCTACCAGGTGCGGCAGCTGAAGCGGGTGCGGATCATGAACATTCACCTGGGCCATTTGCGGGTCGGGCAGTGGCGCGACCTCACCCCGGAGGAATTGCAGGAGCTGAATAAAAGCTTGTAG
- a CDS encoding MOSC domain-containing protein, which translates to MSSRKIVYISKGLPKEKQYNGQDFRSGIWKEQADELHVRSHRIEEDDVANHAYHGGPDRVVCLYPFEHYAHWERVFEQPLDKSAFGENVTAENMREDQVCIGDVYQFGDAILQVAQGRYPCGTINKRNGNNLLLKKIIETGYTGYFFRVLQEGIIKKDSPIVQLSAHPLQVTVASIHHLYFHEKSPDPKVIQRMLEVEELALPWRQKLLEKQQKS; encoded by the coding sequence ATGTCAAGCCGAAAAATCGTATACATAAGCAAGGGCTTGCCCAAGGAAAAGCAATACAACGGACAGGACTTCCGCTCGGGCATCTGGAAGGAGCAAGCCGACGAGCTGCACGTCCGCTCTCATCGCATCGAAGAGGACGACGTCGCCAACCATGCGTACCATGGCGGCCCGGATCGCGTCGTCTGCCTCTATCCTTTTGAACATTATGCCCATTGGGAGCGGGTCTTTGAGCAGCCCCTGGATAAATCCGCATTTGGGGAAAATGTAACCGCCGAAAATATGCGGGAGGACCAGGTGTGCATCGGGGACGTCTACCAGTTCGGGGATGCGATCCTGCAGGTAGCGCAAGGCCGCTATCCGTGCGGGACGATCAACAAGCGCAACGGCAACAACCTGCTGCTGAAGAAGATCATCGAGACCGGCTATACCGGCTACTTTTTCCGCGTCCTGCAGGAAGGAATCATCAAGAAGGATTCTCCTATCGTTCAGCTGTCTGCCCATCCGCTTCAGGTGACCGTCGCCTCGATCCATCACTTGTACTTCCACGAAAAATCTCCGGATCCAAAAGTGATCCAGCGAATGCTGGAAGTGGAAGAGCTCGCATTGCCCTGGCGCCAAAAACTGCTGGAAAAGCAGCAGAAGTCATGA
- a CDS encoding nicotinate phosphoribosyltransferase, producing MQSSGVVLHTDKYQINMMYAHWINGTHNRKVVFEAFFRKLPFGNGYAVSAGLERIVAYIKNLRFEESDLAYLSQMEENYDPGFLEELRNLRFTGSLYSVKEGTLVFPNEPLIRVEGRMIEAQLVETALLNYMNYQTLIATKASRIKNVAGSDILMEFGTRRAQEADAALWGTRAAYLAGFDATSNMLAGKMFDIPTKGTHAHSWVQSFDSEEEAFERFAKALPGQVTLLVDTYDTLNSGVPHAIALGKRLEAEGKKLDAVRLDSGDLAYLSIKTREMLDKAGLSYVKIVASNDLDEHTILSLKVQGARVDSWGVGTQLITAADQPTLGGVYKLVAREGADGSYLPTIKISGNPEKVTNPGIKDMYRLIDPETNKAIADYLCFPEEQQVPKGEALHLFNPSHPYLNKQLKKYRAEALLVPIFQDGELVYDLPSLDEIRTYHREQLGLFWPEYLRMLNPEHYRLYMSDEVWETKNRLMKEHMKK from the coding sequence ATGCAATCGTCAGGTGTGGTTTTGCACACGGATAAATACCAAATCAATATGATGTACGCCCACTGGATCAACGGAACACACAATCGCAAAGTGGTCTTCGAGGCTTTTTTCCGCAAGCTTCCCTTCGGCAATGGCTACGCGGTGTCGGCAGGGCTGGAGAGGATCGTCGCCTACATAAAGAATTTGCGCTTTGAAGAAAGCGATCTTGCGTATTTGAGCCAGATGGAGGAGAACTACGACCCGGGATTTCTGGAAGAGCTGCGCAATCTGCGCTTCACGGGCTCGCTGTACTCGGTCAAGGAAGGGACGCTGGTCTTTCCGAATGAGCCGCTGATTCGCGTCGAAGGGCGGATGATCGAAGCCCAGCTGGTCGAGACAGCCCTCTTGAACTACATGAACTACCAGACCTTGATCGCGACCAAGGCGTCCCGCATCAAGAACGTGGCAGGCTCCGACATTCTCATGGAGTTCGGGACGCGGCGGGCGCAGGAAGCCGATGCCGCGCTGTGGGGGACGAGAGCGGCGTACCTGGCCGGATTCGATGCGACTTCCAATATGCTCGCGGGAAAAATGTTCGACATCCCGACCAAAGGGACGCACGCCCATTCGTGGGTGCAGAGCTTTGACAGCGAGGAAGAGGCGTTCGAACGGTTCGCGAAGGCGCTGCCGGGCCAGGTGACGCTGCTCGTGGATACGTACGACACGCTGAACAGCGGGGTGCCCCATGCGATCGCCCTGGGCAAACGGCTGGAGGCGGAAGGGAAAAAGCTGGATGCGGTGCGGCTCGACAGCGGGGACCTCGCCTACCTGTCCATCAAGACTAGGGAGATGCTGGATAAAGCGGGACTTTCCTACGTGAAGATCGTCGCCTCCAACGACCTCGACGAGCACACGATACTGAGCCTCAAAGTGCAGGGGGCACGCGTAGACAGCTGGGGGGTCGGCACACAGCTGATTACGGCCGCAGACCAGCCGACGCTGGGCGGCGTCTACAAGCTGGTGGCAAGGGAAGGCGCGGACGGAAGCTACTTGCCGACGATCAAGATTTCGGGCAATCCGGAGAAAGTGACGAATCCCGGGATCAAGGATATGTATCGGCTGATCGATCCGGAGACGAACAAGGCCATTGCGGACTACCTGTGCTTCCCGGAGGAGCAGCAGGTGCCGAAGGGAGAGGCGCTGCATCTGTTCAACCCGAGCCACCCGTACCTGAACAAGCAGTTGAAGAAGTACAGGGCCGAGGCGCTTCTGGTTCCGATCTTCCAGGACGGCGAGCTGGTCTACGATCTGCCGTCCCTGGATGAAATCCGGACGTATCACCGCGAGCAGCTGGGCTTGTTCTGGCCAGAGTACTTGCGGATGCTCAATCCGGAGCACTACCGCCTGTACATGAGCGACGAAGTGTGGGAAACGAAAAATCGGCTGATGAAAGAGCATATGAAAAAGTAG
- the metA gene encoding homoserine O-succinyltransferase, translating to MPIKLPDELPATEILAKENIFVMKESRAFTQDIRPLRIVILNLMPLKETTETQLLRLLGNTPLQVEIVLLHMSSHTSKNTSEEHLSLFYKTFEEIKDERFDGMVITGAPVEQLEFEEVTYWRELQQILDWKMTNVTSTLHICWGAQAALYHHFGVPKHPLPEKMFGIFPHTLNKKNVKLLRGFDNYFYIPHSRHTENRREDIEKVPELEILSESDEAGVYMVATTDGRQIFVTGHAEYDPTTLQDEYRRDINKGLDIAVPRNYYPKDDPTREPIVTWRAHANLLFSNWLNYYVYQETPYELNPVKQAETSR from the coding sequence ATGCCAATCAAATTGCCTGACGAGTTGCCAGCTACCGAGATACTGGCGAAGGAAAATATTTTCGTGATGAAGGAAAGCCGGGCTTTCACGCAAGACATCCGGCCGCTGCGCATCGTCATCTTAAACCTGATGCCGCTCAAGGAAACCACGGAGACGCAGTTGCTCCGCCTCCTGGGGAACACGCCGCTGCAGGTGGAAATCGTGCTCTTGCACATGTCCAGCCACACCTCCAAAAACACATCGGAAGAACATTTGTCCCTATTTTATAAAACGTTTGAGGAAATCAAGGATGAGCGCTTTGATGGCATGGTGATCACGGGAGCGCCGGTCGAGCAGCTCGAATTCGAGGAGGTCACGTATTGGCGGGAGCTCCAGCAAATTCTCGACTGGAAAATGACGAATGTGACGTCGACCCTGCACATCTGTTGGGGAGCACAAGCTGCCCTCTACCATCACTTTGGGGTTCCCAAGCATCCGCTGCCGGAAAAGATGTTCGGAATATTCCCGCACACGCTGAACAAGAAAAACGTCAAGCTGCTGCGCGGGTTTGACAACTACTTCTACATTCCGCATTCGCGGCATACGGAAAACCGCCGCGAGGACATCGAGAAAGTGCCGGAGCTGGAGATCCTGTCGGAGTCGGATGAAGCGGGGGTCTACATGGTGGCTACCACAGACGGGCGGCAAATTTTCGTGACAGGGCACGCGGAGTACGATCCGACGACCCTGCAGGATGAATATCGGCGGGACATAAACAAAGGGCTGGACATCGCGGTTCCGCGCAATTACTACCCGAAGGACGACCCGACCCGCGAGCCGATCGTCACGTGGCGTGCCCACGCCAATCTGCTGTTCTCCAACTGGCTGAACTACTATGTCTACCAGGAGACGCCGTACGAGTTGAACCCCGTCAAGCAGGCGGAAACATCCAGATAA
- a CDS encoding Ig-like domain-containing protein: MRKTHGVLRGWQKAALAAAVALGVALSGAAHTPVYAKTEKAEAAQKKLTKLSVDAKTVKLKKEGTQQLTLTAAYNDRTTENVTEQADWSISDSEIATVEAGLVTALQSGKAKIKATYGGKSVTIPVEIELISKLALDQKKLALRSGETKQIVATATYSDKATANVTEGAEWETADSKIATVEKGLVTAVGFGKTKITVTYGGKTTTIPVEVDVISKLALDQKKLALSSGETKQIAATATFSDKKTANVTEGAEWETADSKVATVEKGVVTAVGSGKTKVTVAYGGKTVTIPVEVDVISKLELDQKKVYVKPGDFLTLKLTATLSNGSKVDVTEKAEWTTSDAKVVTVEGGVVTGVGSGKAKLTVKYGGKTVTLPVEAAVISKFEAEVKKLTLKPGESKDVKAMVTYSDKTKADVTEQAYWVSLDQSVAVVEGGKILGVKAGKATIVATYNGKRANVQVTVEEQKQK; encoded by the coding sequence ATGAGAAAGACCCATGGCGTCTTGCGGGGATGGCAGAAAGCAGCTCTCGCCGCGGCAGTTGCGCTCGGAGTGGCGCTGTCCGGCGCGGCACACACACCGGTATACGCCAAGACGGAAAAGGCGGAAGCTGCCCAGAAGAAGCTGACCAAGCTGAGCGTCGATGCCAAAACGGTCAAGCTGAAAAAAGAAGGGACACAGCAGCTGACGCTGACCGCCGCTTATAATGACAGGACGACAGAGAACGTCACGGAGCAGGCAGACTGGAGCATCTCGGACAGCGAGATAGCGACCGTGGAAGCTGGGCTGGTGACGGCCCTCCAATCCGGCAAGGCAAAAATCAAAGCGACTTACGGCGGCAAGTCCGTGACGATCCCGGTCGAGATTGAGCTCATCTCCAAGCTGGCGCTCGATCAGAAAAAGCTGGCGCTGAGAAGCGGAGAGACCAAGCAAATCGTCGCCACCGCGACCTACTCGGACAAGGCCACAGCCAACGTCACAGAGGGAGCAGAATGGGAGACAGCGGACAGTAAAATCGCGACAGTCGAAAAGGGTCTCGTCACAGCTGTCGGCTTTGGAAAAACGAAAATAACGGTCACCTACGGCGGCAAGACGACGACGATCCCGGTGGAAGTGGACGTCATCTCCAAGCTGGCGCTAGATCAGAAAAAGCTGGCGCTGAGCAGCGGAGAGACCAAGCAAATCGCCGCCACCGCGACCTTCTCGGACAAGAAGACAGCCAACGTCACAGAGGGAGCAGAATGGGAGACTGCGGACAGTAAAGTCGCGACAGTCGAAAAGGGTGTCGTCACAGCTGTCGGCTCCGGAAAAACGAAAGTAACGGTTGCCTACGGCGGCAAGACGGTGACGATCCCGGTAGAAGTGGACGTCATCTCCAAGCTGGAGCTCGATCAGAAGAAAGTCTACGTCAAACCAGGCGACTTCCTGACGTTGAAGCTGACGGCGACTCTGTCCAATGGCAGCAAAGTGGACGTCACGGAAAAAGCCGAGTGGACGACCAGCGATGCCAAGGTCGTCACGGTAGAAGGCGGCGTCGTGACAGGCGTCGGATCCGGCAAAGCTAAGCTGACTGTCAAATACGGCGGGAAGACCGTCACTCTGCCCGTAGAAGCCGCCGTCATTTCCAAGTTCGAGGCGGAAGTGAAAAAGCTCACGCTGAAGCCAGGGGAGAGCAAAGACGTCAAAGCAATGGTCACCTATTCGGACAAAACGAAAGCAGACGTGACGGAACAGGCGTACTGGGTATCGCTGGATCAATCCGTCGCCGTGGTAGAAGGCGGCAAGATTCTTGGGGTCAAGGCCGGCAAGGCTACCATCGTCGCTACGTACAATGGAAAACGGGCCAATGTGCAGGTCACGGTGGAAGAGCAAAAGCAAAAGTAA
- a CDS encoding LysR family transcriptional regulator, protein MDIRQLQYFVEVVNQKSFTKAAGTLHVSQPSISKMIKALEEELGIVLLDRTERKMELTDGGQLVYEHAVKMLQLIDSLSSSIGEIRGMERGRVKLGMMPTVGSFLLPNVIALFKKRYPGIDIEMKEYSAKLLEVQVEQGSIDAGLTVLPADTDQFTAVPLVAEELVAIAHRDHWLAERESVNLAELKEEAFILFTEEYAIHDVVKKACQLSGFEPKVAYMSSLWDFVGEMVATELGISLVPRSIVRRLNNSELVTVKISKPAIDWQYALIYRKDRYLSHAARAFIAFARQHLSP, encoded by the coding sequence ATGGACATCAGGCAGTTGCAGTACTTTGTAGAAGTGGTCAATCAGAAGAGCTTTACCAAAGCAGCCGGCACTTTGCACGTCTCGCAGCCTAGCATCAGCAAGATGATCAAGGCCCTGGAGGAGGAGTTGGGGATCGTGCTGCTGGATCGGACGGAGCGGAAAATGGAGCTGACGGACGGGGGACAGCTGGTCTACGAGCACGCGGTGAAAATGCTCCAGCTCATAGACAGCCTGTCTTCGTCTATCGGGGAGATACGTGGCATGGAGCGTGGACGGGTCAAGCTCGGGATGATGCCGACTGTGGGATCGTTTCTGTTGCCGAATGTGATCGCGCTGTTCAAAAAGCGCTACCCCGGCATCGACATCGAAATGAAGGAGTACAGCGCCAAGCTGTTGGAAGTCCAGGTGGAGCAGGGCAGCATCGACGCCGGCCTGACCGTTCTGCCAGCCGATACGGACCAGTTCACTGCGGTTCCGTTGGTGGCGGAAGAATTGGTCGCCATCGCCCATCGGGATCATTGGCTCGCCGAAAGGGAGTCGGTGAATTTGGCGGAGCTCAAAGAGGAAGCATTCATCCTGTTTACGGAAGAATACGCTATCCATGATGTGGTCAAGAAGGCGTGCCAGCTCTCCGGCTTCGAGCCGAAAGTCGCGTATATGAGCTCGCTTTGGGATTTCGTCGGCGAGATGGTGGCGACCGAGCTCGGAATCTCGCTTGTCCCGCGTTCAATTGTGCGGAGGCTGAACAACAGTGAGCTGGTCACGGTCAAGATCTCGAAGCCGGCGATTGATTGGCAGTACGCGCTCATTTACCGCAAAGACCGTTATTTGTCGCACGCGGCGCGGGCCTTCATCGCGTTTGCTAGGCAGCATTTGTCTCCATAA